The Coprobacillus cateniformis DNA window AATCATGAAAAGATTATAGGTGATGACAATGAAAATAATAGCATTTGGAGAAGTCATGATGCGTATGATGCCACCAAATTATAAAAAATTATCTCAAGTTGATACATTGGAATTCTTATATACTGGAACAGGAGTTAACGTTTTATCAGGATTATATCAAATGGGGCATGAGGTATATTTAACAACACGTTTACCTGATAATATTGTAGGGCAAGCAGCGAGCGCACATATTCGTAAATTGGGTATTCATGATGACTATGTTTGTTATGGAACAAATCATATTGGTATTTATTTTTTAGAACAAGGAATTGGTAATCGTGCAAGTCAAATCACATATCTTAATCGATTGGATAGTTCTTTTGGTAAAAGTCAAATCTCTGATTATGATTTTTCCTGTTTAGATGGAATGGATGCTTTGCATATATGTGGCATTTCATTAGCGCTCCGTGAAAATCTAAGAGAAGTTGCATTTGCATTTGCAAAAGAAGCAAAGAAAAGACATATTAAGGTCATATTTGATTGTAATTTTAGACCATCATTATGGACAGGTGAGCATGATGAAATAAAACATATTTATGAAGAGATGCTCAATTTAGCAGATATTGTTTTTGCTGGCTATAAAGATGCTACCCTTCTATTACATAAACAAGTTGATCAATCTCTCCCTTATGATAAACAACTTAGAAATATTCTTATGCAAATGTGTCAGGATTATCATATAGAATTTATTTTTGGAACCATTCGTAAAGATGAAGAGTTAACAGGATATATGGTGACTTCAACAAAAATGGTGATGAGTCCAAAAATGAGATTGACTGTTTTCGATCGTGTTGGTGGTGGTGATGGTTTTGCAGCAGGAGCTATCGATGGTTATTTAACACATATGGAGCCACAGGAATTAATTCATTATGCAACAGCAAGTGGTGTTTTAGCTCATACGACATATGGGGACAGTCCAGTTGTTTCTAAAGAGGAGATTATTGATTTTATGAAAAACGGAAAAAGAGATATCAAAAGATAAAATGTATTAAATCTTAATGTAAATAGTTAAAACAAGGCTTATTTAGTAGGTATGCACATTATTTGGCATCAATTGCCTAACATCAAAGTGTTTGTAGAAAAGATTGCTAAGGAAGTAATCTGATTCTAATGTTATGAAGAAGTTGATATAAGAAATTTCCTCAGTATAAAATCCTTATCTGTTCAATTTAAATATGTAGATATGAAAAAAGCCTAGTCAAAATGATTAGGCTTTTTTGAAATTGAGTCTAAGAAGTTACTAAAAATATTTAATTCATTTATAAGCAAAGTGTACACTTCATTATAATATTTGTATGCATACCCACTTGTTGTATATGATATGGCACAGGTCTTAAGTGATTGCTGAGTAGTAATCTCTTGAACTCAATATCAATATATATGAAATATTAGATACTGTCCCAAAATTTTACATATGCAACTGATGCAGCTATTGTAAAAGAGAAAATGACTGCAATATAATATGTGATATAGATTATCCCTGCATCATGCAAGATAGAACTTGGAACAGGTAACATAAAAACTATAATAGGAAACAAAATTATAGATGCCATATAGCCAATAAATAAATATATTTTCTTCATGGTAATCCCTCCTTTGTAACATTAAATGTGGCTGCATATTACAATTATTTTAAATGTCTTTATCTATTTTTAGTTTAACATCAAAAATGCTAATTTGCAATGAGTTGTGTTCAATATTGAATCTATTTAAATCAAAATTGTTTTTTGTTAAACGTATAATAAAGTAGTGATAAAATAAATAGATGAAATACTTACTTTTTCTATTTTGACGAACTAAGTTTTAATTATATAGAAGTGAAACAACTGAGATAATGCTCGAAAAAATATTTTTGAAAAGCATACTGCGATTTTAGGGATTTTATTGAAGATTTCTAAAAATATAATAATCTGTCCTATAATCAAATCTAAGAATCTTTCTTTTAATTACAGCCAAAAGTGAAAATGGTAGGTATATTTATTGGCAATTTTGAGGAGATGCTAAAATATAGTGGATAGGTAGAGAGAATTCAGGATTGAATAACATTATTGTCTATATTTCTCCAATTATTATCTATTTTCCATTTATGTTACTTCATTAAACGTATTTTTGCTTTTTGTTATAATAGCGTTGAATGTAACTGTAAAAATAGAAAAGATTAACAAAACAAAGGATTGTAATTGTTGTGGAAGGGTAGATATAGAAAAATGTCTCATTAATTATCATGAAATAATACAAGTATTTATATATTCAGATTCTATAGTATTTCTACTCATGTGACATATAGTCACAATCTAATTGTTTCTAAAGAGGAAATTATTGATTTTATGAAAAACGGAAAAAGAGATATCAAAAGATAAAGTTTTTTCAATAAGTGAAAATAATGTGCAAAGTGATGTGATTTTGACTATACTGTAAGTGTAAAAACAAGGAGGACGAATAATGGAAAAGAAACCTGTAAAAATTGTTACAATTGGTGGAGGAAGTAGTTATACTCCAGAATTAATGGAAGGATTTATCAAAAGATATGATGAACTTCCAATCAGAGAAATTTGGTTAGTAGATATTGAAGATGGTAAAGAAAAAATGGAAATCGTTGGGGCTATGGCTCAACGTATGTGGGATGCATCTCCTTATGATGTGAAAGTTCATATGACTTTAGACAGAAGAGAAGCATTACCTGGTGCTGACTTTGTGACAACTCAATTCCGTGTTGGTTTATTGAATGCTCGTATCAAAGATGAAAGAATTCCTTTCTCTTATGGAATGTTAGGACAAGAAACAAATGGTGCTGGAGGAATCTTTAAAGCCTTCAGAACAATTCCAGTTATCTTAGGTGTTGTTGAAGATATGAAAGAATTATGTCCAGATGCATGGTTAATCAACTTCACAAATCCTAGTGGAATGGTTACAGAAGCAGTTATGAAATATGGAAAATGGGATAAAGTTATTGGATTATGTAATGTACCAGTTGGTGCAATGATGAAAGAACCAGAAACAATTGGAAAAACATTAGATCAATTGACTTATAAGTTTGCTGGATTAAATCATTTCCATTGGCATAAAGTTTATGATGAAAATGGAAAAGAAGTGACTCAAGATATTATTGATGCAATGTATGAAGGTAAAGATGGTGGATTACCAGCTAACATTCATGACATCCCATTCTTCAAAGAACAATTAGATACTATGAAAATGATTCCTTGTGGATATCATAGATACTATTATCGTCAACAAGAAATGTTAGCACATGGATTAGAAGAATACAGTGATCCAGAAGTGGGAACACGTGGACAACAAGTGAAACAAACAGAAGCAGAATTATTTGAATTATATAAAGATCCAAATTTAGATCATAAACCAGAACAATTAGCAAAACGTGGTGGAGCACATTATTCAGATGCAGCATGTGAAACAATTGCATCAATCTATTCAAATGCCAATAGACACATTGTTGTGACAACAAAGAATAATGGAGCAGTACCAGATTTACCAGCAGACTGTGCAGTAGAAGTCTCTGCATATATTGGATCAACAGGAGCAAAAGCAATCGCTTTTGGAGAATTACAACCAGCTGAAAAAGGATGGTTACAATGTATGAAGAACATGGAACACTGTGTTGAAGCAGCAGCAGTGACAGGAGATTATGGAATGGCATTACAGGCATTCATCTTAAATCCACAAATCCCTTCAGGTGAAAATGCAAAACGAGTGTTAGATGAATTATTATTAGCACATAAGAAATACTTACCACAATTTGCAGAAAAGATTGCAGAATTAGAAGCAGCAGGTGTCACTATTAAAGATGATGTTGCAAGAGAAATTACTGAAAAAGGACTATAAGAAATAGTTATTTATAGGATATGAAAGATACTTCATTAAGAGGTATCTTTTTTTACTATTATTTTTCTTGACGATTTTATTGCTTTTTCATGTCTTTTTGTAGCTAATTATATTAATGGGAGGTTAAATGAGCCTGAGATATATAATTTGGAATATTCAACTGAAGAAAGAGTTTTCGAAACTGATAAGAAAATACCTAATGATAATTATCTAAGAGGGAGTAAAAGAGTTGTTTTTGAAATTATTAATGATTTCCTTCTAGGAAATCAGGCTGTACAATTAGATGAAGTTCTCGTTGGAAAACTATTTAATCGTTTCTATACTGTGACTACAGCAAAAAAATCTACTGGTTTAGGATTATCGATTGCCAAAGGATTAACTGAACAAATGAATGGCAAAATAACGGCTTCTTATAAGGAGGGAAGTTTAAGTATTCATTTATTATTTCCTTTAATATAACGTTTATATTTGCAAATTCTACAATAAATAAGGATACTTTTATTACAGAAGTATCCTTTTGCTTGTAGAAAATTTCTAATTATAATAGATATTTATGTTGAAATTAAATCTTATGACTATCTTGTTCTCTTAAATGTGATGCTAAGTTATTAATAATAAGGTCTATTGTCAAAAAGACAAGGGCTTGAGAATCAACAAAGATATTCTTTTTATCAAGCTGAAATGCTGGTAAAATGAATGCCAAATCAATTTTATTTTTATTGCGATAATGATCATTTTGTGTAATCAATACAGTGTGGCTTTGACTCTCTTTAGCATAATGAATAGAATCTTTAATGACAGTTGTTTCAGCTGAAAGGCTTAAGAATACATTTAAATCCTTATCTGTTGACATCGTTGCTTTTTCAGTAAAGATTCCTGAATCAAAAACAGGTTCTGAATCAATGCCAAGACTTGCTAAACGATATGAAAAGTATTGTGCTGAAAGGCCTGTTTCATGAACTCCAAATATTTTTATTTTTCTAGCATCTATCATCAGTTGAGAAAATTGATCTAAAAATTGAGTGCTTAATAAGTGAGGTAATTTATTCATTTGTTCTGTATATAAGTCAACAATTGTTTGTGTTTTAGCAATCTCACCTTCAGTAATATGTATAATAGATTGTAAATATCTAGAGACTTCATATTTGAATTCACTATAACCTTGGAATCCACATTTTTGGCAGAAACGCAATAAAGCAGATTTAGATACTTTACATTTTTCTGCAATGGTTGATATTGGATATGAAGAAATATCATGAAGATTTGAAAGAATGTAATCCATGATAATTAATTCTGATTTTGTAAATTCATCTTTATGTAATTGAATATGTTGTATAGGTGTCATATAAACCTCCTTGTTTATACTTTGTTTTATTATACCATATTTTGGATAAGTATTAATGAAATTTTTTATTCTAAGAACTTTTTTGGTTTTTCTGGGAAAAGTTCCATAAATTTTAGAAAAAGTATTGTAAACGGTTTCTTTTGTGTGTATAATAAAATTAGTTCCAATGGAATTGACAAAAGTCCCAAAAACGATCGTTATACTGGATATGGAAAAAGGAGGATAAATATGGGTACTGAAACAAAGAAAATCACATTATTAGAGCGACTAACAGATTTTATCGAAAATAAGTTAGCTCCACCACTCATTCGCATTTCTCAAGTGAGATATCTACAGACTCTTCAAAGAACCTTTATGGTCATGATGCCATATATGATTCTTGGTGCAACCGCAACACTCATTCTCAATTTAGGTGGTTTATTTGCTGAAGGAACAGGGCTAAATATGCCTGAAGTTGCAGATATGATTAATGCAGTTATTGCGAATATACAGCCTGCATTGTTACAGATTGTGTTTGTAAGTATTAATCTTATGGCATTCTTATGTGTTGTTTTGAATAGTTATTTTTTAGGTGATTACTATAAAGACAAAGATAGTCAAATCAGTCCAATAGTTTGTGGTATTGTTGGTTTAATAAGTTTTCTTAGTTTTATAGATTTTACAACATTATCTGAAAACTTTGATTGGCCATCTTATATTTTAGGGGCACCTAGTTTATTTAGTGCAATTATTTTAAGTATTGTTTCTGTTGAAATTTATCGTTGGTTTATTGCAAGGAAAATAACAATCAAAATGCCTGCTGGTGTTCCACCAATGGTTGCTGATGCATTTACAAGTATTATTCCTGTCAGTGTTATTGTTATTCTTTCAGCTTTTGTTGGAAGAAATATTCCTAATATTCATTTTTTAACACTTATTAATGATGCGAGTTCTCATTTGGTTGTTGGAGGAAGTCATCCAATTGCACAGTTTATTGCCTTTGTATTAGATAGAATTTTCTGGTTTGTTGGTTTACATGGCTCTAATATTGTTGGGTCTATTATGACACCAATTTGGGAAACGATGATGGGTCAAAATCTTGCTGATTTTATGGCTGGTCAAGATATTACATATCTGTTTTCTTCATTATGGATTAATAGTTATGTTCGTTTGAGTGTTTTCCCAATTGCTGTTTTGTTAGTTATTTCAAAAGTCAAAAGATTTAAAGTTTTAGGAAAGTTATCTATTGCTGGTTCTATATTTAATATTGCTGAACCAATTATGTATGGATTACCTATTGTTTTAAATCCTTTAATGTTTGTTCCTTGGGTATTAGGGTTTGCTGTTTTATTTATCTTTAATGCAATTTTAACTGTTATTGGCATAGCACCTCCAATTGTTGCTAATGTTGTATGGACAATGCCAGTGCCACTTATGGCATTTATTGGCTCAGGATTTAATTTTGTGGCGTTGCTCATTAGTATTATGAATATGATTATTCTCTTCTTTATCTTCTTACCATTCTTTAAAGTTATGGAAAGACAAGAACTTGCTATTCAAAAAGCAAATGAAGAAGAAATGTTTATAGAAAATGAATAGAAAGGTGGGATAATAATGAATGTTCAAATTCAATCATTTCAAATGGAATATTTACAGCAGGTATTAAGATGTTGGAATGAAAACCTTATTTATGATTTGATAAATGAAGAAAGATTTACAGATATGATTTTATTAGATGATAATTTTGATCCTCAACTTTTAAAAGTTGCTATTGTTGAAGATAAAATTATAGCATTTTGCTTTGGCATTAAAAGAAAAATTCCTTATCTAGAAAGAGGATTAGAACCAACACGTGGCTGGATAAATATGATTGCAGTTGATGCTCATTTACGTCATCAAGGCATAGCTTCAAAACTTGTCCAATGCCTTGAGAAAGAATTTGAAAAACAAGGTGTTAAAGAAATAACATTATGTGCTTATAGTCCAAATTATTTTACACCTGGTATTGATATACGTTATCAAGAAGGATTGTTATTCTTTGAGAAGCATGGTTATCAATATCAAAATCAGGCAGTAAGTATGCAAAGAGACCTTTGGGATTTTCAAATGTCTGAAAATATAAAAACAAAACGTAAAGACTTAGAAACAGAAGGAATTCACATCATTCCTTATCAAAAGAAATATATGTTAAATTTATTGGATTTTGTGCTTAAAGAGTTTGGCTCTGGTTGGAAA harbors:
- a CDS encoding MurR/RpiR family transcriptional regulator, yielding MTPIQHIQLHKDEFTKSELIIMDYILSNLHDISSYPISTIAEKCKVSKSALLRFCQKCGFQGYSEFKYEVSRYLQSIIHITEGEIAKTQTIVDLYTEQMNKLPHLLSTQFLDQFSQLMIDARKIKIFGVHETGLSAQYFSYRLASLGIDSEPVFDSGIFTEKATMSTDKDLNVFLSLSAETTVIKDSIHYAKESQSHTVLITQNDHYRNKNKIDLAFILPAFQLDKKNIFVDSQALVFLTIDLIINNLASHLREQDSHKI
- a CDS encoding sugar kinase, whose translation is MKIIAFGEVMMRMMPPNYKKLSQVDTLEFLYTGTGVNVLSGLYQMGHEVYLTTRLPDNIVGQAASAHIRKLGIHDDYVCYGTNHIGIYFLEQGIGNRASQITYLNRLDSSFGKSQISDYDFSCLDGMDALHICGISLALRENLREVAFAFAKEAKKRHIKVIFDCNFRPSLWTGEHDEIKHIYEEMLNLADIVFAGYKDATLLLHKQVDQSLPYDKQLRNILMQMCQDYHIEFIFGTIRKDEELTGYMVTSTKMVMSPKMRLTVFDRVGGGDGFAAGAIDGYLTHMEPQELIHYATASGVLAHTTYGDSPVVSKEEIIDFMKNGKRDIKR
- a CDS encoding PTS sugar transporter subunit IIC; the protein is MGTETKKITLLERLTDFIENKLAPPLIRISQVRYLQTLQRTFMVMMPYMILGATATLILNLGGLFAEGTGLNMPEVADMINAVIANIQPALLQIVFVSINLMAFLCVVLNSYFLGDYYKDKDSQISPIVCGIVGLISFLSFIDFTTLSENFDWPSYILGAPSLFSAIILSIVSVEIYRWFIARKITIKMPAGVPPMVADAFTSIIPVSVIVILSAFVGRNIPNIHFLTLINDASSHLVVGGSHPIAQFIAFVLDRIFWFVGLHGSNIVGSIMTPIWETMMGQNLADFMAGQDITYLFSSLWINSYVRLSVFPIAVLLVISKVKRFKVLGKLSIAGSIFNIAEPIMYGLPIVLNPLMFVPWVLGFAVLFIFNAILTVIGIAPPIVANVVWTMPVPLMAFIGSGFNFVALLISIMNMIILFFIFLPFFKVMERQELAIQKANEEEMFIENE
- a CDS encoding GNAT family N-acetyltransferase, translated to MNVQIQSFQMEYLQQVLRCWNENLIYDLINEERFTDMILLDDNFDPQLLKVAIVEDKIIAFCFGIKRKIPYLERGLEPTRGWINMIAVDAHLRHQGIASKLVQCLEKEFEKQGVKEITLCAYSPNYFTPGIDIRYQEGLLFFEKHGYQYQNQAVSMQRDLWDFQMSENIKTKRKDLETEGIHIIPYQKKYMLNLLDFVLKEFGSGWKRNVLMAMQKKEAEKTILLCIDQDEHILGFCMRKIDGNDARFGPVGIHESLRSKGIGGVLFECMMYDMKSRGIPYLYFLWTSGAAQRFYDRHQMKVLRTYHLYRKVIQDEI
- a CDS encoding 6-phospho-beta-glucosidase, whose translation is MEKKPVKIVTIGGGSSYTPELMEGFIKRYDELPIREIWLVDIEDGKEKMEIVGAMAQRMWDASPYDVKVHMTLDRREALPGADFVTTQFRVGLLNARIKDERIPFSYGMLGQETNGAGGIFKAFRTIPVILGVVEDMKELCPDAWLINFTNPSGMVTEAVMKYGKWDKVIGLCNVPVGAMMKEPETIGKTLDQLTYKFAGLNHFHWHKVYDENGKEVTQDIIDAMYEGKDGGLPANIHDIPFFKEQLDTMKMIPCGYHRYYYRQQEMLAHGLEEYSDPEVGTRGQQVKQTEAELFELYKDPNLDHKPEQLAKRGGAHYSDAACETIASIYSNANRHIVVTTKNNGAVPDLPADCAVEVSAYIGSTGAKAIAFGELQPAEKGWLQCMKNMEHCVEAAAVTGDYGMALQAFILNPQIPSGENAKRVLDELLLAHKKYLPQFAEKIAELEAAGVTIKDDVAREITEKGL
- a CDS encoding ATP-binding protein, which codes for MEYSTEERVFETDKKIPNDNYLRGSKRVVFEIINDFLLGNQAVQLDEVLVGKLFNRFYTVTTAKKSTGLGLSIAKGLTEQMNGKITASYKEGSLSIHLLFPLI